One stretch of Roseovarius mucosus DNA includes these proteins:
- the dacB gene encoding D-alanyl-D-alanine carboxypeptidase/D-alanyl-D-alanine-endopeptidase yields the protein MSTGISRRYFLGTALAALGSSAMAGAPAVSLRPVARPDGGARRAVQRAPAAEALISQANLSGRVGYAVADARTGQLLESGDATTGLPPASVTKAVTALYALDALGPEHRFGTRLIATGPISGGVLNGDLILAGGGDPTLETDGLASLAANLAKTGLREVRGRLLVWGGAVPFTRAIDETQPEHAGYNPALSGLNLNYNRVHFEWRRANGKYAITMDARSDRYRPDVTMARMRIVDRNVPVYSYKDAGSYDDWTVALGALGTGGARWLPVRKPELYAGEVFATFARSQGIKTGAPQVIDRLPGGTAIVTHASAPLATILRDMLKFSTNLTAEMVGLAASAKRRGAVVALDQSAQDMNAWAAQALGMTGAALRDHSGLSDRSRLSAAAMAQALARAHRAGLLRPLLRTVELRDAQGRPNRNHPLKVAAKTGTLHFVSALAGYVTTPQGADLAFAIFTASDSLRARIDPSQDDSPPGARSWNSRSKQLQQSLIERWGAVYGG from the coding sequence ATGAGCACAGGCATTTCACGGCGGTATTTCCTGGGCACGGCGCTGGCGGCGCTCGGCAGTTCGGCTATGGCTGGCGCGCCTGCGGTATCGCTCAGGCCGGTGGCGCGGCCCGACGGGGGGGCACGGCGCGCCGTGCAGCGCGCCCCAGCCGCTGAGGCGCTGATTTCTCAGGCCAATCTATCGGGCCGGGTGGGCTATGCAGTGGCCGATGCGCGCACGGGGCAATTGCTTGAGTCGGGCGATGCTACAACCGGCCTGCCGCCCGCGAGTGTCACCAAGGCGGTGACCGCGCTCTATGCGCTTGACGCCTTGGGGCCGGAGCATCGCTTTGGCACGCGACTGATCGCGACCGGGCCGATTTCGGGCGGTGTGCTGAATGGCGATCTGATCCTTGCAGGCGGCGGAGATCCGACGCTCGAGACCGATGGGCTGGCCAGCCTTGCGGCCAATCTGGCCAAGACCGGGCTGCGCGAGGTGCGCGGGAGGCTCCTTGTCTGGGGTGGGGCAGTGCCATTTACCCGCGCCATCGACGAAACACAGCCAGAGCATGCGGGCTACAACCCGGCTCTTTCGGGCCTCAACCTCAATTACAACCGCGTGCATTTCGAGTGGAGGCGCGCGAATGGCAAATATGCCATCACCATGGATGCAAGGTCAGACCGCTATCGCCCCGATGTGACCATGGCGCGGATGCGAATCGTGGATCGCAACGTGCCGGTCTATAGCTACAAGGACGCGGGCAGCTATGACGATTGGACCGTGGCGCTGGGCGCGCTGGGCACGGGCGGCGCGCGCTGGTTGCCGGTGCGCAAACCCGAGCTTTACGCGGGCGAGGTTTTTGCCACCTTTGCGCGGTCCCAAGGGATCAAGACCGGCGCGCCGCAGGTCATCGACCGCCTGCCCGGCGGCACCGCGATTGTAACCCATGCCAGCGCGCCACTTGCCACCATCCTGCGCGACATGCTGAAATTCTCGACCAATCTCACGGCGGAAATGGTGGGGCTGGCCGCCTCGGCCAAGCGACGCGGGGCGGTGGTGGCGCTGGATCAATCGGCGCAGGATATGAATGCTTGGGCGGCGCAGGCGCTGGGCATGACCGGCGCGGCGCTGAGGGATCATTCAGGCCTCAGCGACCGCTCGCGCCTGTCGGCAGCGGCGATGGCGCAGGCCTTGGCGCGGGCACATCGTGCGGGGCTTTTGCGGCCGCTTTTGCGCACGGTCGAATTGCGCGATGCGCAGGGGCGCCCCAATCGCAACCATCCGCTAAAAGTGGCGGCCAAGACCGGAACGCTGCATTTCGTGAGTGCGCTGGCGGGCTATGTGACGACGCCGCAAGGGGCCGATCTGGCCTTTGCGATTTTCACCGCAAGCGACAGTCTGCGCGCGCGCATCGACCCCTCGCAGGATGACAGCCCGCCCGGTGCGCGAAGCTGGAACTCGCGCTCAAAGCAGTTGCAACAGTCCTTGATCGAGCGATGGGGCGCGGTTTACGGGGGCTGA
- a CDS encoding glutathione S-transferase N-terminal domain-containing protein has translation MPAPIDLYYWPTPNGWKISIALEEMGLPYRCHLIDIGAGDQHAPDYLKISPNNRIPAITDPEGPDGASIHIFESGAILQYLARKTGQFYGNTARDHIAVDQWLMWQMGGVGPMAGQAHHFLKYAPQDIPYAKDRYRSEVGRLYGVLDRQLAQSEFVAGDFYSIADMALWGWCSLWEGQQQTLEDKPHFARWLDTLGPRDGVQRGRALHADKRRDPTARK, from the coding sequence ATGCCCGCCCCGATTGATCTCTATTATTGGCCCACACCGAATGGCTGGAAAATATCCATCGCCCTCGAAGAAATGGGCCTGCCCTATCGCTGCCACCTGATCGACATTGGCGCAGGCGATCAACACGCCCCCGACTATCTGAAAATCTCGCCCAACAACCGCATCCCCGCCATCACCGACCCCGAGGGGCCGGATGGCGCGTCGATCCACATCTTTGAATCCGGGGCGATCCTGCAATATCTGGCGCGCAAGACCGGGCAGTTCTATGGCAATACCGCGCGCGATCATATCGCGGTTGATCAATGGCTCATGTGGCAGATGGGCGGTGTTGGCCCCATGGCAGGCCAAGCGCATCATTTCCTCAAATACGCACCCCAAGACATCCCCTATGCCAAGGATCGCTACCGCTCTGAGGTGGGCCGCCTCTACGGCGTGCTCGACCGGCAATTGGCGCAGTCCGAATTTGTCGCGGGCGATTTCTATTCCATCGCCGATATGGCGCTCTGGGGGTGGTGTTCACTGTGGGAGGGGCAGCAACAAACGCTAGAGGATAAACCGCATTTCGCGCGCTGGCTCGACACTTTGGGTCCGCGGGACGGGGTGCAACGGGGCCGCGCGCTTCACGCTGACAAACGTCGCGATCCAACCGCACGGAAATAG